The sequence CTGGAGCTTGTGCACGAAGCGCCGGCGCTGATCCTGGTTGATCTCCAGCACGGCGTGGAGGAGTTGCGGGTGGCAGCCGGCCTCTTGCGCCATGTAGGACAGCGCCTTGACGTCCTTGGGGAAGCAGGACCCGCCGAACCCGATACCGGCGTCGAGGAACAGCGGGCCGATCCGCGGGTCGAGGCCCATGCCCTGCGCGACGACCTTGACGTCCGCCTGGTATTGCTCGCAGATCTGCGCGATTTCGTTGATGAAGCTGATGCGGGTCGCCAGGATCGCGTTGGAGGCGTACTTGATCATCTCGGCGGTGCGGCGGTCAGTGATGAGCACCGGCGCGTTGAGGGCGCTGTAGAGTTCTGCGACGCGCTCGGCCGCCTCACGGTCCTCGGCCCCGAGCACGATCCGGCTGGGATTGAAGACATCCTGGACCGCCGACCCCTCGCGGAGGAATTCGGGGTTGCTCACGACGGCAAAGGTTGCGTCGGGCGACTTGACCTGGTTGATGATCGACGTGACGAGGTCCCCGGAGCCGATGGGCATGGTGCTCTTGTTGATGATGATGGTGTGCCCGCGTATGGTCTTGCCGATCATCTCGGCCGCCGAGCGCACGGCACGCATGTCCGCCTCGCCGCTGAAGGAGGACGGCGTGCCGACGCAGATGAAAACAAACTCAGAAACCGGCACGGCCTCGTCATAGCAGGTGGTAAAGCGGAGGCGCCCTGCCTTGAGGTTGCGGGTCACGAGCTCGTCCAGACCGGGCTCGTAGATCGGGCTGATCCCCTCCGACAGGAGCTGGACCTTTCGTTCGTCAATATCGACCCCGTAGACTTGATTCCCCAGGTCGGCGAAGGCGGCCGCGTAGACGGCCCCGACATAGTTCGTTCCGATGATGGTGATGACCGCCACTCGTCTACATCCCTTCACGCACCGGGTCACTGACCCGCGACGGGCCGGTGCTCGACTGCGGGTCGCCTGCCTCGTTGCTCGTCAACGATAGATTGGTGACCCGTGCCTTATAGCTATGTCCCGAACTGTACACGAGGAGAGACGTGATCTGACGCGGTAGCGGCATGACATTTCTGAGGTCAAACTCGACATGCCGCCAAACCCCCCGCTCGATCAACGTCGCTCGTCCCTCGGGCTCAGGGGTCGGTCCCGGCTGGATGTAGAACCCATGCCACCACTCCCGCGGCTGCCCCTGTAGATCAACGTACGTCAGCTTGAGGATCAGCGGATACTCCGTGTGCATCTCCCCGCCGCCTGGCGGTGACTGCGCATCAATCCAGATGTCGGCCGCCAGTCGCAGGGACGAGTGGACCCGCAGCGTCACCCCGATCTGTTGCTGGATCCCCGTCTCGCAGTGGTCAGTGTTCCCACTGTCACGCGAGAATTCGACCGCGACGTGTCGCTCCCCGAACACCTCAACCGGGACACGCTGGACGATCCCAAACTCGCTGCCGCCGTCGCCGCCCTGGTCCTGGTACTCCACCCATTCGGCCAATCCGCGCGTGAATTGACCATTACGGATCATCTCGCGCACGGCAGCAGTCACCGGCCCGAAGGCCCCACCTGCGCTCACGATCGTCTGCTCGTTGGCCGCCAGGCTCCGGGTGCCTGCCTCACTGGTGACGGTGGCATGCCCCCGCAACACGCCGACCCGCACGGCCAGGATCGGCTCATCGGCACCTCCGTTGCGCGAGCTGCGCTGCACCTCGACGAGGAACGAACCAGCGTCTGGAGTGCGCGGGGAATCCACCATCACCACCTCGGCTGGGCCCGCGGTCACACGCAACGTGGACTCCGCGACGTCGCCGTGCGGCGCCATACCGACGTAGATGGTTCCACGCACGGGCACCAGCACGAACTCCTTCCGCGTGGACCAGAACCGGGATGTCCGCATCCGGTGGATGGTGACCTCGGTCTCCTCCGAGATCTCAACCGTCCCGCCGTCGAAGAGGGTCAACCAGCCCACGGTTCCTTGCCCAGCAGCGATCGTGTCCCCCTCCTCCACCGTGACCACGTCCGTGACAAGGCGCCACTCGTCCTGCCCCTTGGGACGCAACAACAGTCCCGATCCACTCACGACCTGAAGCGTCGCTGGTTCCGAGGTGGTCGCGTTGGCGAGATACCAGCGCGCACCGAGCACGGCCGCTCCGACCAGGCTCAGGAACACCACGAACCCGGCCAGGAGCAACGCCCAGGCCAGGCGCACCTGGCGCCGGATCAGCGGCGAATTGTGAACCCCTGAAACTCCGGTCCCGGTTCCAACCATTCGCAGGTCATCCGGTTCACCACAGCACCCGGCGGTCCCTCCCGCAACGCGGCGCGGAACCGCTCCAGCGCCTCTACCGGGCCATCGGCTACCGTCTCAACGGAGCGCCCGTCCTCACGGTTGCGCACCCACCCGCTCAGCCCGAGCGCGGTGGCGGTACGCACGACGAAAGCGCGGAAGCCGACGCCCTGCACGCGGCCCTCGACGACACAGCGCAGACGGGCCTTCTCCTCCGGCACGTGCTCAGAGCTCCTCTCCACAGAGACCACCCTCACGCGGTTCCCGCCTCTGCACGAAGTCCTCGGTGCCGCTGCCGCTGCCGCGCGGCCGCTGCGCTGTCGGCCGGGCGGTAGCGGTCGAGGAAGGATCGCATTTCCTCCACAAACGTCCCGCGGGCGATCGCGTCCCGAATCCGCGCCATCTCCCGCTGGATGAACCAGAGGTTGTGAATCGTGCCCAGCCGGTAAGCCAGCAGTTCACGCGCGCGGAACAGGTGGTGGAGGTAGGCCGCGCTGAATGTCGTGCAGGTTGGGCAGTTACAGGTCTCATCGACCGGCCCGAAGTGTGTTCGAAACCGAGCTGCGGTGACGTCGAC is a genomic window of Sphaerobacter thermophilus DSM 20745 containing:
- a CDS encoding UDP-glucose dehydrogenase family protein is translated as MAVITIIGTNYVGAVYAAAFADLGNQVYGVDIDERKVQLLSEGISPIYEPGLDELVTRNLKAGRLRFTTCYDEAVPVSEFVFICVGTPSSFSGEADMRAVRSAAEMIGKTIRGHTIIINKSTMPIGSGDLVTSIINQVKSPDATFAVVSNPEFLREGSAVQDVFNPSRIVLGAEDREAAERVAELYSALNAPVLITDRRTAEMIKYASNAILATRISFINEIAQICEQYQADVKVVAQGMGLDPRIGPLFLDAGIGFGGSCFPKDVKALSYMAQEAGCHPQLLHAVLEINQDQRRRFVHKLQTMVGDLHQRPIAIWGLSFKQDTDDIRESPAIDVVRMLIQRGAIPRCYDPAAMDNAREVVPEAEYFDDPYEAVRGTDALLVLTPWNEFKQADLGRVADLMRQPVLLDGRNLYDPADVRRLGFRYAGVGR
- a CDS encoding acylphosphatase; the encoded protein is MPEEKARLRCVVEGRVQGVGFRAFVVRTATALGLSGWVRNREDGRSVETVADGPVEALERFRAALREGPPGAVVNRMTCEWLEPGPEFQGFTIRR